The Eleutherodactylus coqui strain aEleCoq1 chromosome 6, aEleCoq1.hap1, whole genome shotgun sequence genome window below encodes:
- the CPSF2 gene encoding cleavage and polyadenylation specificity factor subunit 2 gives MTSIIKLTTLSGAQEESALCYLLQVDEFRFLLDCGWDENFSMDIIESIKKYVHQVDAVLLSHPDPLHLGALPYAVGKLGLNCAIYATIPVYKMGQMFMYDLYQSRHNTEDFNLYTLDDVDSAFDKIQQLKFSQIVHLKGKGHGLSITPLPAGHMIGGTIWKIVKDGEEEIVYAVDFNHKREIHLNGCSLEMISRPSLLITDSFNATYVQPRRKQRDEQLLTNVLETLRGDGNVLIAVDTAGRVLELAQLLDQIWRTKDAGLGVYSLALLNNVSYNVVEFSKSQVEWMSDKLMRCFEDKRNNPFQFRHLSLCHGFADLARVPSPKVVLASQPDLECGFSRELFIQWCQDPKNSIILTYRTSPGTLTRFLIDNPAEKIIDIELRKRVKLEGRELEEYLEKEKLKKEAAKKLEQSKEADIDSSDESDVEEDIDQPMAHKTKHDLMMKNEGNRKGSFFKQAKKSHPMFPAPEERIKWDEYGEIIKPEDFLVPELQATEEEKNKLESGLTNGEEPMDQDLSDVPTKCVSATEAMEIKARVTYIDYEGRSDGDSIKKIINQMKPRQLVIVHGPPKASQDLAEACRAFGGKDIKVYTPKLHETVDATSETHIYQVRLKDSLVSSLKFCKAKDTELAWIDGVLDMRVSKVDTGVILEDGELKEEVEDSEMQVDTPAIDSSAIAQQKVIKSLFGDDDKDFSEESEVIPTLEPLPSNEVPGHPSVFMNEPRLSDFKQVLLREGIQAEFVGGVLVCNNVVAVRRTETGRIGLEGCICEDFYKIRELLYAQYAIV, from the exons aTATGTCCATCAAGTAGACGCTGTCCTCCTTTCTCATCCAGATCCCCTTCACCTGGGAGCGCTCCCCTATGCAGTTGGTAAACTGGGGTTAAACTGTGCCATCTATGCCACTATCCCAGTGTACAAGATGGGCCAGATGTTCATGTATGATCTGTACCAG TCTCGGCACAACACAGAGGATTTCAACTTGTACACTCTGGATGATGTGGACTCTGCTTTCGATAAAATACAACAACTAAAATTCTCCCAAATTGTACATTTGAAAG gtaaAGGTCATGGTTTGTCCATCACTCCTTTACCGGCTGGCCATATGATTGGAGGAACCATATGGAAAATTGTcaaggatggagaggaagagATTGTGTATGCCGTGGACTTCAATCACAAGAGAGAGAT ACATCTGAACGGTTGCTCTTTGGAGATGATCAGTCGGCCATCCCTGCTTATCACTGACTCCTTTAATGCCACCTATGTCCAACCCAGAAGAAAACAACGAGATGAACAACTGCTCA CGAATGTCCTGGAGACCTTACGAGGAGATGGAAATGTGTTGATTGCAGTTGACACTGCTGGGAGAGTCTTGGAACTTGCGCAGCTTCTTGACCAGATTTGGAGAACCAAAGATGCCGGCCTTGGAGTGTACTCTTTAGCGCTTCTCAATAACGTCAGCTACAATGTGGTGGAGTTCTCAAAGTCTCAG GTGGAGTGGATGAGCGACAAGCTCATGAGATGTTTTGAAGACAAGAGAAACAATCCCTTTCAATTCCGTCACCTGTCCCTGTGTCATGGCTTTGCTGATCTAGCTCGTGTCCCTAGTCCTAAGGTTGTACTGGCCAGCCAGCCTGACCTTGAGTGTGGATTTTCCAGGGAGCTGTTTATTCAGTGGTGCCAAGACCCCAAAAATTCTATTATCCTAACATATAGGACCAGTCCTGGGACTCTCACCCGTTTTTTGATTGACAACCCTGCAGAAAAAATCATAGATATAGAG CTTAGAAAACGAGTAAAACTTGAAGGAAGGGAACTAGAGGAGTATCTGGAAAAAGAAAAGCTGAAGAAGGAGGCTGCAAAAAAACTGGAACAGTCGAAAGA AGCGGACATTGATTCCAGCGATGAGAGTGATGTTGAAGAAGACATTGACCAGCCCATGGCCCACAAGACCAAACACGATCTGATGATGAAAAACGAAGGCAACAGAAAAGGCAGCTTTTTCAAGCAGGCGAAAAAGTCTCACCCCATGTTTCCCGCTCCTGAAGAGCGAATAAAATGGGACGAATATGGTGAAATTATAAA GCCTGAAGATTTCCTAGTTCCTGAACTCCAAGCAACAGAGGAAGAGAAGAACAAGCTGGAATCTGGACTGACCAATGGTGAGGAACCGATGGACCAAGACTTATCAGATGTTCCCACGAAATGTGTTTCCGCAACTGAGGCAATGGAGATCAA AGCTAGGGTCACGTACATTGATTATGAGGGCCGGTCTGATGGAGACTCCATCAAGAAGATCATCAACCAGATGAAGCCTCGTCAGCTGGTAATTGTTCATGGACCACCTAAGGCGAGTCAGGACCTTGCGGAGGCCTGCCGAGCGTTTGGAGGCAAAGATATTAAAGTTTACACCCCAAAACTTCATGAGACAGTGGACGCAACGAGTGAAACTCACATTTACCAG GTACGATTAAAAGACTCCCTAGTGAGTTCCCTCAAGTTTTGCAAAGCGAAAGACACAGAGCTAGCTTGGATCGATGGTGTCCTGGATATGAGGGTGTCAAAGGTAGACACAGGAGTTATCTTGGAAGATGGGGAGTTAAAAGAAGAAGTTGAAGATTCTGAAATGCAAGTAGATACTCCGGCCATTGATTCCAGCGCCATCGCTCAGCAGAAAGTTATTAAGAGCCTGTTTGGAGATGATGATAAGGATTTTTCAGAGGAAAGTGAAGTCATCCCCACTCTGGAACCACTGCCAAGTAATGAA GTTCCAGGACATCCGTCCGTGTTTATGAACGAGCCCAGGCTTTCTGACTTCAAGCAAGTCCTACTGCGCGAGGGAATCCAAGCAGAATTTGTTGGGGGTGTCCTTGTCTGTAACAATGTGGTTGCAGTTCGCAGG ACTGAGACGGGGCGCATCGGGTTAGAGGGCTGCATCTGCGAGGACTTTTATAAGATAAGAGAACTTTTATATGCACAGTACGCCATTGTGTAA